A single Parabacteroides timonensis DNA region contains:
- a CDS encoding MotA/TolQ/ExbB proton channel family protein, producing MEQVSNILFWISNGLLVPVIVGLLFFFAKSVIMLGGFAGQYIQRIKQDKQLRLRMDQLDHSTIHTFSEELKEQPDSLFTQTAGQLLATDSTAVANRVLSEYEVTADAELGKYKVLVKFGPILGLMGTLIPMGPALAGLSTGDISSMAYNMQVAFATTVLGLFSGAVGFILLQVKQRWFTSDLVYLDFLSELSREKPAATKATLVTSKAVNE from the coding sequence ATGGAACAAGTATCAAATATATTATTCTGGATCTCGAACGGGCTGTTGGTTCCCGTTATTGTAGGATTGTTATTTTTCTTTGCTAAAAGTGTCATTATGCTGGGAGGCTTTGCCGGTCAGTATATCCAGCGTATCAAACAGGATAAACAATTACGTTTGCGGATGGATCAGCTGGATCATTCCACGATCCATACTTTTTCGGAAGAATTGAAAGAACAGCCGGATTCTTTGTTTACTCAAACAGCCGGACAATTATTGGCTACTGACAGTACAGCTGTTGCCAACCGCGTCTTGTCCGAATATGAAGTAACGGCAGATGCTGAACTCGGAAAATATAAGGTATTGGTTAAATTCGGTCCTATCCTCGGATTGATGGGAACCCTGATCCCGATGGGGCCGGCTTTGGCGGGGCTTTCTACCGGTGATATTTCATCGATGGCCTACAATATGCAGGTAGCATTTGCTACAACCGTACTCGGATTGTTCTCCGGTGCAGTCGGCTTTATCCTGTTGCAGGTGAAGCAGCGTTGGTTCACTTCCGACCTGGTGTATCTCGATTTCCTGTCGGAACTTTCCCGGGAGAAACCTGCTGCAACTAAAGCTACGTTAGTAACCTCTAAAGCCGTAAACGAATGA
- a CDS encoding HmuY family protein, producing the protein MKKNFYLLAMLLVGSLTMFSACGDDDPVDNGGGGDDDGGGGEEPTEETVKTATLDATAYDKWVYFNLSDGATVTHEIEPVAGTYSGDISITVMGKDYGSVEDLKLEVGRLETDSVSLLLKDFNFGNYQMGDIAAGATISADTLCWALNGGTIVVNGMDVACKGGIAGDSINLVMTIQPTGMPMPFVATYKGIVETRAGVDETSFNWDFALHRYDVKTNGASAVATSESDMAKVTAIPSSGYTADIKTDSLMVDSSGMMQNKIGYATTDLNEVLTGWMNLDLSNMPPSYTMSGVVYVIKLKSGEYAKIKFTDYTNDDNVKGHITFDYVYPFK; encoded by the coding sequence ATGAAAAAGAATTTTTACTTATTAGCGATGCTGCTAGTCGGCTCTCTGACTATGTTTTCCGCCTGTGGCGATGATGATCCTGTCGATAATGGAGGAGGCGGTGATGATGATGGTGGTGGAGGTGAAGAACCGACAGAAGAAACGGTAAAGACCGCAACACTCGACGCTACAGCTTACGATAAATGGGTATATTTTAACTTGAGCGATGGCGCAACCGTTACTCACGAGATAGAACCGGTAGCCGGTACGTATTCCGGAGACATTTCTATTACTGTAATGGGAAAAGATTATGGTTCTGTTGAAGATCTGAAGCTGGAAGTCGGTCGTCTCGAAACAGATTCGGTCAGCCTGCTTTTAAAAGACTTTAATTTTGGTAACTATCAGATGGGAGACATTGCCGCCGGTGCAACGATCTCAGCCGATACTTTATGCTGGGCTCTGAATGGTGGAACCATTGTGGTGAACGGTATGGACGTTGCCTGCAAAGGTGGAATTGCCGGCGATAGCATCAATCTGGTAATGACTATCCAGCCGACCGGCATGCCGATGCCTTTCGTTGCAACTTATAAAGGAATTGTAGAAACCCGTGCCGGTGTAGATGAAACTTCTTTCAACTGGGATTTTGCTTTGCATCGTTATGATGTGAAAACAAACGGAGCTTCTGCTGTTGCCACTTCCGAAAGTGATATGGCAAAAGTTACAGCTATCCCTTCCAGCGGCTATACCGCAGATATCAAGACGGATAGCCTGATGGTTGATTCTTCCGGTATGATGCAGAACAAGATTGGCTATGCTACTACCGATCTGAATGAGGTGTTGACTGGTTGGATGAATCTCGATTTAAGTAATATGCCTCCTTCTTATACTATGAGCGGGGTGGTTTATGTTATCAAGCTGAAATCGGGTGAGTATGCTAAGATCAAGTTCACCGACTATACAAACGATGATAATGTAAAAGGACATATCACATTCGATTACGTCTACCCATTCAAATAA
- a CDS encoding Rpn family recombination-promoting nuclease/putative transposase produces MERYVNVMLDAGFKAVFGVKQVAIDFINAALQGERQVKDLTYLDKEIQPEVVEQRTVIFDLLCEDVDGSKFVLEMQNCPQRYFFNRGFYYLCRMVSRQGQTGRDWQYSLLPVYGIYLLNFSLPELHSWRTDVILADEATGKTFGEVKLKQIYLSFDLFNLTEEECKTPLENTVYILKNMNLFDMSPFKEKEDAFRRLLDVANLNTMTDHERAVYEENLKIYRDWHATTQYAVEEAEKKGKMKEQRLIAANLKKQGINIETIAQCTGLSVKEIDEL; encoded by the coding sequence ATGGAAAGATACGTAAATGTCATGCTCGATGCCGGCTTTAAGGCGGTCTTCGGGGTAAAACAAGTAGCCATTGACTTTATCAATGCCGCCCTCCAGGGTGAACGCCAGGTCAAAGACCTGACCTATCTCGACAAAGAAATCCAACCGGAAGTAGTAGAACAACGCACGGTGATCTTCGATCTCCTTTGCGAAGACGTGGACGGGAGCAAATTCGTCCTGGAGATGCAGAATTGCCCGCAACGCTACTTCTTTAACCGCGGATTCTATTATCTTTGTCGAATGGTCTCCCGTCAGGGACAGACCGGACGAGACTGGCAATACAGCCTGCTTCCCGTTTATGGTATCTACCTATTGAACTTCAGCCTGCCGGAATTACATAGCTGGCGAACAGATGTAATCCTGGCTGACGAGGCAACGGGTAAAACTTTTGGCGAAGTCAAACTGAAACAGATTTATCTGTCGTTCGACCTATTCAATTTAACGGAAGAGGAATGTAAGACTCCTCTTGAAAACACAGTTTATATATTGAAGAATATGAATTTATTTGATATGTCTCCATTCAAGGAGAAAGAGGATGCTTTCAGACGCTTGCTCGACGTGGCGAACCTCAATACCATGACCGATCATGAACGTGCTGTCTACGAAGAGAACCTGAAGATCTACCGCGACTGGCATGCTACGACGCAATATGCGGTGGAAGAGGCTGAGAAGAAAGGTAAAATGAAAGAACAGCGCCTTATCGCTGCAAACTTAAAAAAACAAGGGATTAATATCGAAACAATCGCCCAATGTACCGGATTGTCAGTGAAAGAGATTGACGAACTGTAA
- a CDS encoding cobaltochelatase subunit CobN yields the protein MKRKLIITGALVAFALIAWLIWVKVAGTTKVALVNFPNYQVARMAKSLDNGFIDLKQLSIDDFDKLNRYDAILIFGMGIRMTDEHRAVLEKLKEKNVPVFSTAVTDPVNNISSLDSISNKRVADYLSNGGSVNYRSLFNYIRKDLTGKSAFTGEIQEPVEISSDVLFHLDDERVFETVADFEKYYKEKGFYKENAPKVALIVGMAGPFDTNKDHLDSLIVSLEQRNMNVYPVSGFAGRLKMLEEIDPAAVIYMPHGRLLMGQGEKAVEWLKAHNVPMFCPVTINDTYDNWMADKRGMAGGFMSQSIVMPELDGGIAPFALNAQFIDKDGLYLFKNIPGRLAQFTDMVSNYLRLQTLPNKDKKVAIYYYKGPGKNAMTAAGLEVVPSLYNFLKKLEAEGYDLSALPATEKAFEALINEQGPVFNAYAEGNIQKYLNSGYPAWVTSPQYSTWLEDLLTPAMLDTLVNKHGRGLGDFYTKEVDGIEQIAVTRIDLGNVVLLPQPTQGTGDNSFAAVHGSNEIPPHHYIASYLWVQKDFKADAMIHFGTHGSLEFIPGKQVALSSDDWTDRLVGSLPHFYLYTISDVGEGLIAKRRSYATTISHLTPPFIETGLRREVDDLLNDIKRYLATDLRDESLNLKIKNKAIGMGLHRDLQLDSIRTQAYTDVEIEKIENFAEELCAEKIVGGQYTLGVPYEESKIASSVKLMCTEPIAYSLANLDEVQKKVTRKQIENKAFFNEHYLGKAQQAVARVMANPALANDAALLAQLGVSPETVAKAQMIKKASEPKMNRMMAMMMSKMAEEAKDGKKPKMGHGHPAGIPKTGKMPDSVKKMLEEKMKGEQTGDAKKQMPAGMPAKKDMPTSKDMPTSKGMPADTTGKKHKPIDGTSGASQQMDTVTREQVLFSNAVLDIQHAIQNVNNYREYLRNSPQMELDGFINALNGHYVAPSPGGDVISDPNVLPTGRNLYGINAEATPTPAAWEKGKEMANILLAEHAKAHGGATPQKVSFTLWSGSFIESEGATIGEILYLLGVEPIRDQFNRVLDIRLIDIKDLGRPRVDVVVQTSGQLRDVASSRLTLIQKAVDMAAAAGDGDDNYVAKGRNDAERVLLDKGFSPKEAREYATQRVFGGANGMYGTGITSMVESGDRWENESEISNVYLNNMGATYGNEKDFGSFKPGIFEAALQNTEAVVQPRQSNTWGALSLDHVYEFMGGISLTVRNVTGNDPDAYFNDLRNRHQARVQDLKSAIGVETRSTLFNPVYMKEQMKEGASAANAMSETIRNTYGWNVMKPKAIDNEIWDQYYEVFVNDKLNVGVKDFFERENPAALQEATAVMMETARKGYWKATPEQLKNIATLHSELVEKYDAGCSGFVCDNAKLRIFIGEQLSPESAKQYQGKVEAARNESISGDDKGVVLKKDKSVQTNEPVKPENMSSFSLALISFFWLVVIFLLVFFIRKRTRKNKRRK from the coding sequence ATGAAACGGAAATTGATTATTACAGGAGCACTGGTAGCTTTCGCATTGATCGCGTGGCTGATCTGGGTGAAGGTGGCCGGCACGACAAAGGTCGCTCTTGTAAACTTCCCCAACTATCAGGTTGCCCGAATGGCAAAATCCCTGGATAATGGTTTTATCGACCTGAAACAATTGTCGATCGACGATTTCGACAAACTAAATCGCTACGATGCGATCCTGATCTTCGGTATGGGTATCCGGATGACAGACGAACATCGTGCAGTACTGGAGAAGCTGAAGGAAAAGAATGTACCTGTCTTCTCCACAGCCGTAACCGATCCGGTAAACAATATCAGCAGTCTCGACTCCATCAGCAACAAGCGGGTGGCGGATTATCTTTCAAACGGCGGTTCCGTTAACTACCGTAGCTTGTTCAACTATATCCGTAAGGACCTGACAGGCAAGAGCGCCTTTACCGGAGAGATACAAGAGCCGGTGGAGATCAGCTCCGATGTCCTGTTCCATCTGGACGACGAACGGGTATTCGAAACCGTTGCCGATTTCGAGAAGTATTACAAAGAAAAAGGCTTCTATAAAGAGAACGCACCGAAAGTAGCTCTTATCGTTGGAATGGCAGGCCCGTTCGATACGAATAAAGATCACCTCGACTCCCTGATCGTCAGCCTTGAACAGCGGAATATGAATGTGTATCCTGTGTCCGGTTTTGCCGGTCGTCTGAAGATGCTGGAAGAGATCGATCCGGCAGCTGTTATTTATATGCCTCACGGACGTTTGTTGATGGGACAGGGCGAGAAGGCTGTGGAATGGCTGAAAGCGCATAACGTCCCGATGTTCTGCCCGGTCACTATCAACGATACGTACGACAACTGGATGGCAGACAAGCGCGGTATGGCGGGCGGCTTTATGAGCCAGAGCATCGTGATGCCCGAACTGGATGGCGGCATTGCCCCGTTTGCCCTCAATGCGCAGTTTATCGATAAAGACGGATTGTATCTCTTTAAGAATATCCCCGGTCGCCTGGCGCAGTTCACCGATATGGTATCCAACTACCTGCGCCTGCAGACCCTGCCGAACAAAGATAAGAAGGTAGCTATCTATTATTATAAAGGCCCGGGCAAGAACGCCATGACGGCTGCCGGCCTTGAAGTAGTTCCTTCCCTGTATAACTTCCTGAAGAAACTGGAGGCGGAGGGCTACGATCTCTCCGCTTTGCCTGCAACGGAAAAGGCTTTCGAAGCCCTGATCAACGAACAGGGCCCGGTGTTTAATGCCTATGCCGAAGGCAATATTCAGAAGTACCTGAACTCCGGTTATCCGGCTTGGGTAACCTCTCCCCAATACAGTACGTGGCTGGAAGACCTGTTGACTCCGGCTATGCTCGATACACTGGTCAACAAGCATGGAAGAGGTCTGGGTGACTTCTACACGAAAGAAGTGGACGGTATCGAACAGATCGCCGTTACCCGTATCGACCTGGGTAACGTGGTACTGCTTCCCCAGCCGACACAGGGCACAGGTGATAACTCTTTCGCAGCCGTTCACGGTTCGAATGAGATTCCTCCCCATCATTATATCGCCTCCTACCTCTGGGTGCAGAAAGATTTTAAGGCCGATGCCATGATCCACTTCGGTACGCACGGCAGCCTCGAATTTATTCCCGGCAAGCAGGTCGCCCTCTCATCCGACGACTGGACCGATCGCCTGGTAGGTTCGCTTCCGCATTTCTATCTCTATACCATCAGTGATGTAGGTGAAGGTCTGATAGCCAAACGCCGCAGTTATGCCACGACGATCTCCCATCTCACGCCGCCTTTTATCGAAACCGGCCTTCGTCGTGAAGTGGACGATCTATTGAACGACATCAAGCGTTACCTCGCAACCGACTTGCGCGACGAATCCCTGAACCTGAAGATCAAGAACAAAGCGATCGGCATGGGTTTACACCGCGACCTGCAACTCGACAGCATTCGTACACAAGCCTATACAGACGTTGAGATCGAGAAGATCGAGAACTTCGCAGAAGAGTTGTGTGCCGAAAAGATCGTCGGTGGTCAATATACGTTGGGCGTTCCATACGAAGAATCGAAGATCGCTTCTTCCGTAAAACTGATGTGCACGGAGCCGATCGCATACAGCCTGGCTAATCTCGATGAGGTACAGAAGAAAGTAACCCGCAAGCAAATCGAAAATAAAGCATTCTTCAACGAACACTATCTGGGCAAAGCACAACAAGCCGTTGCACGGGTGATGGCAAATCCTGCCCTGGCAAACGATGCTGCTCTCCTGGCACAGCTGGGTGTCTCTCCCGAAACGGTAGCAAAAGCTCAGATGATCAAGAAAGCTTCCGAACCCAAGATGAACCGGATGATGGCCATGATGATGTCGAAGATGGCAGAAGAGGCCAAAGACGGCAAGAAGCCGAAGATGGGACACGGCCATCCTGCCGGTATCCCTAAAACCGGAAAGATGCCCGACTCCGTGAAGAAGATGCTCGAAGAGAAAATGAAAGGCGAACAGACAGGCGATGCAAAAAAACAGATGCCAGCCGGTATGCCGGCTAAAAAGGACATGCCGACATCAAAGGATATGCCAACCTCAAAAGGTATGCCGGCAGATACAACGGGAAAGAAACACAAACCAATCGACGGTACTAGCGGAGCCTCCCAACAGATGGATACCGTTACCCGCGAACAGGTTCTGTTCTCCAACGCCGTTTTAGATATCCAGCATGCTATCCAGAACGTAAATAACTACCGCGAATACCTGCGTAACAGTCCCCAGATGGAACTGGACGGCTTCATCAATGCACTGAATGGTCATTACGTAGCCCCCAGTCCGGGTGGCGATGTGATCTCCGATCCCAACGTATTACCTACCGGACGTAACCTTTACGGTATCAATGCTGAAGCCACTCCGACCCCCGCAGCCTGGGAGAAAGGAAAAGAAATGGCGAATATCCTGTTAGCTGAACATGCCAAAGCGCATGGCGGGGCAACACCTCAAAAGGTCAGCTTCACCCTTTGGTCGGGCAGCTTCATCGAAAGCGAAGGAGCGACGATCGGTGAGATCCTTTACCTGTTAGGCGTTGAGCCTATCCGCGACCAGTTCAACCGGGTACTGGATATCCGTCTGATCGATATTAAAGACCTGGGTCGTCCTCGTGTGGATGTCGTCGTACAGACTTCCGGCCAGTTACGTGATGTCGCATCCTCCCGCCTTACCCTGATACAGAAAGCAGTGGATATGGCAGCCGCTGCCGGTGATGGTGACGATAACTACGTAGCCAAAGGCCGTAACGATGCCGAACGCGTCCTGTTGGATAAAGGCTTCTCTCCGAAAGAGGCCCGCGAATATGCTACCCAGCGTGTGTTCGGTGGTGCCAACGGCATGTACGGAACCGGTATCACCTCTATGGTAGAAAGTGGCGACCGATGGGAAAACGAATCGGAGATATCCAACGTCTACCTGAACAATATGGGAGCCACTTACGGTAATGAAAAAGACTTCGGCAGTTTCAAGCCGGGTATCTTCGAAGCGGCGCTTCAAAATACCGAAGCCGTAGTACAACCCCGTCAGAGCAATACCTGGGGCGCACTCAGTCTCGACCATGTCTATGAATTTATGGGAGGTATCAGCCTGACTGTCCGCAACGTGACAGGTAACGATCCGGATGCCTACTTCAACGACCTGCGCAACCGCCACCAGGCCCGTGTACAGGATCTGAAGTCTGCTATCGGTGTCGAAACCCGCTCGACTCTATTTAATCCTGTCTACATGAAAGAACAGATGAAGGAGGGAGCCTCTGCCGCCAACGCCATGTCGGAAACCATCCGTAACACATACGGCTGGAACGTCATGAAGCCGAAAGCCATCGACAATGAGATCTGGGATCAGTATTACGAAGTCTTTGTCAACGACAAACTGAATGTCGGTGTAAAAGACTTCTTCGAGCGCGAGAACCCCGCCGCCCTTCAGGAAGCGACAGCCGTTATGATGGAAACCGCCCGTAAAGGTTACTGGAAAGCGACTCCTGAACAGTTGAAGAATATCGCTACCCTCCATTCCGAGTTGGTAGAAAAATATGATGCCGGTTGTAGCGGTTTCGTTTGTGATAATGCCAAGTTGCGCATATTCATAGGCGAACAATTGTCGCCGGAATCGGCTAAACAATATCAGGGAAAGGTCGAAGCAGCCCGCAACGAAAGTATCTCAGGAGATGATAAAGGCGTTGTCCTAAAGAAAGACAAGAGCGTACAGACGAATGAGCCGGTGAAGCCGGAGAATATGTCGTCGTTCAGTCTCGCTCTGATAAGTTTCTTCTGGCTGGTCGTTATCTTCCTGCTTGTATTCTTTATCCGTAAGAGAACCCGGAAGAATAAAAGGAGAAAATAA
- a CDS encoding DUF2149 domain-containing protein: MSRRRILNAAEDHDPVAMLSNLFDVAMVFAVALMVALVTKFNMTEIFSQEDYTMVKNPGKENMEIITKEGQTITKYKPSESQEKSGKKGKKVGIAYEMENGEIIYVPE, from the coding sequence ATGAGTCGCCGCCGTATACTGAATGCAGCCGAAGACCATGATCCGGTTGCAATGTTGTCGAATCTGTTCGACGTGGCAATGGTCTTTGCCGTTGCCCTGATGGTGGCATTGGTTACCAAGTTCAACATGACGGAGATATTTTCGCAGGAGGATTACACGATGGTGAAGAATCCCGGTAAGGAGAATATGGAGATCATCACGAAAGAAGGTCAGACCATCACAAAGTACAAACCTTCGGAAAGCCAGGAGAAGTCGGGCAAGAAGGGAAAGAAAGTGGGTATTGCTTACGAAATGGAAAACGGGGAGATTATTTATGTTCCTGAATAG
- a CDS encoding TonB-dependent receptor, whose protein sequence is MKTTLLILASILICGNLSARETPRQVSGRVTDENGETLPYANILVKGTTHGTASDLNGNYRLEITKPGEYNLIVKYAGFAPFEQRVFLNNDTTINFRLKEDALNLNEVTVTATRTPKLLKDAPVITRVITSEDIKKINAVTVQDLLETELPGLEFTREMDGQTAIHMQGMSGKYVLFLIDGERMAGETLNNVDYNRLNAENIERIEIVKGAASALYGSNAIGGVVNIITKEASKPWSVNVNGSYGFGAKNDKASYAEQRYGTTVGAKKDKVSSLTSFTYKKKDTYLLTDTTGKETAINGGYDINVNEKLTWKATDRIVFTGKGGFYTRKVDNYNEKVKDRYRNFNGSVRMNYLITDKQNLDVSYLIDRYNKYDYYEKKDVDSLNYRNTQQTARAQYSYSFTPGNTLTGGAEYFRDELMSYQFSGGAHSIEDYILYAQHDFNVTEQFNLVYGARMDYYSSFGAHVSPNVSLMYKLKPMTFRTSYSRGFRAPSLKEMWTDWDMGGMGWFTVYGNPDLKPEISDNITLSAEYTRDRVNLSVVGYYNQISDKIASLYQAAATPADKDTSFYTNIDKSKLAGLDVNLAVKCPYGFTVKTAYAYVHEDMKQDGVNVSSTRPHSATLGINYELSKKNYNLNVAVNGRFLGKLDTNEASSTGSSYTPVHYPGYQTWKMTISQRLYRAYLLQVTVDNIFNYKPKYYSSNSPISPGTTCMIGLSINIDEIFR, encoded by the coding sequence ATGAAAACAACATTATTGATCCTTGCATCAATACTGATATGCGGAAACCTGTCAGCGCGTGAAACGCCCCGGCAGGTTTCCGGTCGTGTTACCGATGAGAACGGCGAGACCTTACCCTACGCCAACATCCTGGTAAAAGGTACGACCCATGGTACGGCTTCCGACTTGAACGGGAACTACCGCCTGGAGATTACAAAACCGGGTGAATATAATCTCATCGTCAAATACGCCGGCTTTGCCCCCTTCGAGCAGCGTGTCTTCCTGAATAACGACACAACGATAAACTTCCGCCTCAAAGAAGATGCCCTGAACCTGAATGAGGTTACAGTGACGGCTACCCGTACCCCGAAGCTCCTGAAAGACGCCCCTGTCATCACCCGTGTGATCACATCCGAAGACATAAAGAAGATTAATGCCGTTACCGTACAGGATCTGCTGGAAACGGAATTACCCGGCCTGGAGTTTACCCGCGAAATGGACGGACAGACAGCTATCCACATGCAGGGCATGAGCGGAAAGTATGTCCTCTTTCTGATCGACGGCGAACGTATGGCAGGCGAGACATTGAACAACGTCGATTACAACCGCCTCAATGCAGAGAACATCGAGCGGATCGAGATCGTGAAAGGAGCGGCTTCGGCTCTTTATGGTTCCAACGCGATTGGCGGCGTTGTCAATATCATAACGAAAGAGGCTTCCAAGCCCTGGTCGGTCAACGTGAACGGTTCGTATGGCTTCGGTGCCAAAAATGACAAGGCGAGCTATGCCGAGCAGCGTTACGGAACGACTGTCGGCGCGAAGAAAGATAAAGTCAGTAGCTTGACATCTTTCACCTACAAAAAGAAGGATACATATCTGTTGACGGATACGACCGGTAAAGAAACAGCGATCAACGGGGGATACGATATTAATGTGAACGAGAAACTGACATGGAAGGCGACAGATCGTATTGTCTTCACCGGGAAAGGCGGTTTTTATACCCGTAAGGTCGATAACTATAATGAAAAGGTGAAAGACCGCTATCGTAACTTTAATGGTAGCGTGCGGATGAATTATCTGATTACCGACAAGCAGAATCTCGATGTATCTTATCTGATCGACCGGTATAATAAATATGATTATTACGAAAAGAAGGATGTCGATTCATTGAATTACCGTAATACGCAACAAACGGCACGGGCACAATACAGCTATTCTTTCACGCCCGGCAATACGCTGACAGGCGGTGCGGAGTATTTCCGTGACGAGTTGATGTCGTATCAGTTTTCCGGCGGTGCACATTCTATCGAAGATTATATCCTTTATGCACAGCACGACTTCAATGTCACTGAGCAGTTTAACCTGGTGTATGGCGCACGCATGGACTATTATTCTTCTTTCGGTGCGCATGTCAGCCCGAACGTTTCGCTGATGTATAAGTTGAAACCGATGACGTTCCGTACTTCTTATTCGCGTGGCTTCCGTGCCCCGTCGTTGAAAGAAATGTGGACGGACTGGGATATGGGCGGCATGGGGTGGTTTACCGTTTACGGCAATCCCGACCTGAAGCCGGAAATCAGTGATAATATAACGTTATCTGCCGAATATACACGCGACCGTGTGAATCTCTCCGTGGTAGGATATTACAATCAGATCAGCGACAAGATTGCCTCTCTTTATCAGGCAGCAGCCACTCCGGCTGATAAAGATACTTCTTTCTATACCAACATCGACAAGTCGAAGTTGGCCGGACTGGATGTCAACCTGGCTGTCAAATGTCCGTATGGTTTCACCGTGAAAACGGCTTATGCCTATGTGCATGAAGATATGAAACAGGATGGTGTAAATGTATCTTCCACCCGTCCGCATTCGGCCACACTCGGTATTAATTACGAACTGTCGAAGAAGAATTATAATCTGAATGTTGCGGTAAACGGTCGTTTCCTCGGCAAGTTGGATACGAATGAGGCGAGCAGTACAGGTTCATCCTATACGCCTGTGCATTATCCCGGTTACCAGACCTGGAAGATGACGATCTCGCAACGTTTGTATCGTGCTTACCTGCTTCAGGTAACCGTGGACAATATTTTTAATTATAAGCCGAAGTATTATTCTTCCAATTCGCCGATCTCACCGGGTACGACCTGTATGATCGGGCTGTCCATAAACATCGATGAAATATTCCGATAA